In Scyliorhinus torazame isolate Kashiwa2021f chromosome 18, sScyTor2.1, whole genome shotgun sequence, the following are encoded in one genomic region:
- the LOC140395712 gene encoding uncharacterized protein translates to MKTADSVKTVNSSGAQSQNRATPRGSVKKKHQKQTKQALTKETRKIEALEKAGAHFRSNIKEYEFFLNRMDNWLKTHHQQAMEIFCKYDKIGNGILQYDEFKLGMRDLNIPCVEAQLHILTKLLDPDNNGTIDYVELGTGLDKAQFLQSSSEENEQEDEAELIERANARITEDKAERETHKGSEPCLVVTKEVLTPCPGCHLGLWKPMQVSEFRYISLELHIITFDSTQSHPGHFQEVIYSHMKVSGLIGRIQERTGIASTRLRVFKDQSCSPESLLPLELSLEECGFHAGPRQSPPAGLLYYDYSIEFNDCPILNCDYYFTRRKQ, encoded by the exons ATGAAGACGGCAGATTCAGTGAAAACTGTTAACAGCAGTGGAGCTCAGAGTCAAAACAGAGCCACTCCTCGAGGATCTGTAAAGAAAAAACATCAAAAACAGACAAAACAAGCACTGACCAAAGAGACACGGAAAATA GAGGCGCTCGAAAAGGCAGGCGCACATTTCCGAAGTAACATCAAAGAATATGAATTCTTCCTGAATCGAATGGACAATTGGCTAAAGACACACCATCAGCAGGCAATGGAAATCTTTTGCAAGTATGACAAGATCGGGAATGGGATTTTGCAGTACGATGAATTTAAACTTG GAATGCGAGACTTGAACATTCCCTGTGTAGAAGCTCAGCTCCACATCTTGACCAAATTGTTGGATCCGGATAACAATGGGACCATTGACTATGTGGAATTGGGCACAGGACTCGACAAAGCTCA GTTTCTTCAGAGTAGCAGTGAAGAGAACGAGCAAGAGGATGAAGCAGAACTGATAGAGAGAGCCAATGCCAGAATTACGGAGGACAAGGCTGAACGTGAAACGCACAAGGGAAGTGAACCATGTCTGGTGGTTACAAAGGAAGTCCTGACTCCTTGTCCAGGTTGTCACTTGGGACTGTGGAAACCTATGCAAGTCTCTGAATTCAG GTATATATCTCTCGAACTCCACATCATAACCTTCGACAGCACACAGTCCCACCCTGGCCACTTCCAAGAAGTGATATATTCCCACATGAAAGTGTCTGGACTGATTGGCCGAATCCAGGAACGTACAGGCATCGCAAGCACCAGGCTCCGGGTCTtcaaggaccagtcctgctccccaGAGTCCCTGCTGCCCCTGGAGCTGTCGCTGGAGGAGTGTGGCTTCCATGCTGGGCCACGCCAATCTCCCCCTGCTGGTCTTCTCTACTACGATTACAGCATAGAGTTCAATGATTGTCCAATTTTAAACTGTGACTATTACTTCACCAGGAGAAAGCAGTGA